Genomic DNA from Lactococcus garvieae:
GATCGTTTTTACCAGAAGTCGAAACCATCCAGCCTCCTGGTTCTCCTTTATTATCCAGAGCAACAATATAAGCTTTATCCGCATACCCATCCTCACGCCCGTCCTTCTCAAATTCTTCTAAGGTTGAATACCCACGTAAACAGTCGGAAATAGTTAAATTATTTTCAGTAACATCTGTTTTTTCTGTTTTCACTGGAGAAGTTTCAGGTGGTTTTTTTTCAAAAGGATTTCTCTGAGGCAGGTATAATGTCCCCAATAATAAAAGACCTCCCATGATTATTGCACTCAAACCAATAACTACTTTTTTCATTTGTTAAACTCCATGTTCATTTTTCTTACTTGCCTATACTGTACAAGCCACAATATTCCCCAAATGATTAAGTAACTAGAAATAATCCATAACACTGGCTTTACTACATCCCATGGAATAAATGATGTCTTAAAATATATTATAGCTATTTTTATGGGTAGTCCCCAAGGCACATAAGAAAGTAAATATAGGAAGAAAAACCCAACGAATGAAACTAAGAAATGAAAAAGATTTGGAAGCTTAAACCCGAATCTATCTGTATTATACAGCCAAATAATTGACCATATAAATACTCCAATTAATAGATAAACGATTGTAGAAAAAGTTGCATTATCAACCGTTTCATAACTCATTTTCTTTAGAGGGTTCATAAACACAAACCAATACCTGCCTCGAAAATTAAAATATAAGACATTTACAATAACTCCTAAGGAAAGACTAATACTCATTGCAAGGCCAATATCTCTAATATGACTAATTATATTCTTTTTCATAGTCCTAAATACTCCTTTATTACTTTATAATAACTACGGCTCGATATTGAAAATCTGCCCCCTTTAAACCATATTTTTATTTTCCCACCATAAGTCAATTCAAAATGTGATATTTTTTCTCCATTGATTATTTCACCATTTGAAATTTGAACAAAATTGTTGGGTAAATCTTCTGATAAATTTTTAATCGTTTGTCCTACAAAAAATTCACGACCATTTTCTATCAAACAATAAACTTTTTTATTTGAAGCATAAATACTTATTATTTCATCTAGAACTATGGGATACCTCTTCTCCTGCAACATGCCCACTAATTTGTAATCAAATTTTTGTAACTGAGAAATGATTTT
This window encodes:
- a CDS encoding DUF3021 family protein translates to MKKNIISHIRDIGLAMSISLSLGVIVNVLYFNFRGRYWFVFMNPLKKMSYETVDNATFSTIVYLLIGVFIWSIIWLYNTDRFGFKLPNLFHFLVSFVGFFFLYLLSYVPWGLPIKIAIIYFKTSFIPWDVVKPVLWIISSYLIIWGILWLVQYRQVRKMNMEFNK
- a CDS encoding LytTR family DNA-binding domain-containing protein, encoding MEINIMINEKQEERVDIVIHKMTPEIQKIISQLQKFDYKLVGMLQEKRYPIVLDEIISIYASNKKVYCLIENGREFFVGQTIKNLSEDLPNNFVQISNGEIINGEKISHFELTYGGKIKIWFKGGRFSISSRSYYKVIKEYLGL